Proteins encoded together in one Terriglobia bacterium window:
- a CDS encoding FecR domain-containing protein, which translates to MKTKVTRFLVVLWMSAVWLIGAAAAQSTPDQDSGSRPPSQQQAPVPQNQAQEPPAPPPQAQAQPQDQGNGSPAARQSGGKNVPHLNYPQSSAPDTDLQTDVQNTDLQSNDAQGDAQGQGEDPQAADPKASAKQPAAARVSMIHGDLSMQRADNAEWSAATLNTPLVRGDIVATGDRSRAEIQLDFANILRLSAHSQAKIADLTHSRIQVQVGEGYVNYSVFKGNEADVEIDTPNVAVHPLRQGRYRIQVNSAEESEVIVREGEAEITTPQGSTTVHEGEMITIRDVDNPEYKVTNAPGSDDWDRFNKDRDRNIRNADGLRRTNPYYAGAQDLDGHGRWVFVPGYGWVWQPYQQANWAPYQDGRWVWEPYYGWTWVSYEPWGWAPYHYGRWFLSGGVWVWWPGPVYAHYRPYWSPAFVTFIGFGRHAGFGIGFGSIGWIPCGPFDPFYPWYGGGFSSVTFINFGFGGGFHGRFIRPLGIRGRQPFISNTRLALTNSRVRGGITTVAAGDFGRGVRGSRGVSATDLRQGHTMTANLPVVPSRESLRTGGQAKLGGFQPRTQQRFFTQHQPPAGPAAFHDQQRQVQGVVQAHSGGAQVPASRGGEAQQRGGEAGRGAETHTQPAIASRAGGPEGRGKSEAPATSGSTGAQSPAATHQQQPVENNSGRPASSAGTGHASPSGSTSGAGEQNRGGWTKFGPPSSGRAASGDAGRPGGSGSSMPATRPTTVPSQSVPQSAPQGVPQNTGSSKPTLQLNRPIVTPRNEGMRNGPPPASSPRPQVSGRPMNVPPASSRMPQARGGRSMPPPSAGPRGGSAPRGGSAPRSTGGGHSSGNRSSSNSSSGSKHR; encoded by the coding sequence ATGAAAACCAAAGTGACACGATTCTTAGTGGTTCTATGGATGTCGGCGGTGTGGTTGATCGGCGCCGCTGCGGCGCAAAGCACGCCAGATCAGGACAGCGGGTCGCGTCCGCCCAGCCAGCAGCAAGCGCCCGTGCCTCAAAACCAAGCCCAGGAGCCGCCCGCTCCGCCGCCACAAGCCCAAGCGCAGCCGCAAGATCAGGGTAACGGGTCGCCGGCGGCGCGGCAGTCTGGCGGCAAGAACGTCCCGCATCTGAACTATCCACAGTCGAGCGCGCCGGACACCGACCTGCAAACCGACGTACAAAATACTGATCTGCAGAGTAACGACGCGCAAGGCGACGCACAAGGACAAGGAGAAGACCCGCAAGCTGCCGATCCCAAGGCCAGCGCCAAGCAGCCGGCCGCGGCCCGCGTCAGCATGATTCACGGCGACCTCTCCATGCAGCGCGCCGACAACGCTGAGTGGTCGGCGGCCACGCTGAACACGCCGCTGGTGCGCGGTGACATCGTCGCTACGGGCGACCGCTCACGCGCGGAAATTCAGCTCGACTTCGCCAACATTCTCCGCCTCTCCGCCCACAGCCAGGCCAAGATTGCCGACCTCACGCACAGCCGCATCCAGGTACAAGTCGGCGAAGGCTACGTCAACTACAGCGTATTCAAAGGCAATGAAGCCGACGTGGAGATTGATACGCCCAACGTGGCCGTGCATCCGCTGCGCCAGGGACGATATCGCATTCAGGTAAATTCCGCGGAAGAGTCGGAAGTGATCGTGCGCGAAGGCGAAGCGGAGATCACCACGCCGCAGGGCAGCACCACGGTGCATGAAGGCGAGATGATCACCATCCGCGACGTTGACAATCCGGAATACAAAGTCACCAACGCTCCGGGCAGCGACGATTGGGACCGCTTCAACAAAGATCGCGACCGCAATATCCGCAACGCGGACGGCTTGCGTCGCACCAACCCGTATTACGCGGGCGCGCAAGATCTTGATGGCCACGGCCGCTGGGTCTTTGTCCCGGGCTACGGCTGGGTGTGGCAGCCTTATCAGCAAGCGAATTGGGCGCCGTATCAGGACGGCCGCTGGGTTTGGGAACCGTATTACGGATGGACTTGGGTTTCTTATGAGCCTTGGGGCTGGGCGCCGTATCACTACGGACGCTGGTTCCTCTCCGGCGGAGTCTGGGTGTGGTGGCCGGGACCGGTGTATGCGCACTATCGTCCTTACTGGTCGCCGGCGTTTGTAACCTTCATCGGCTTTGGACGCCACGCTGGATTTGGTATTGGCTTTGGCTCCATCGGCTGGATACCCTGCGGCCCGTTTGATCCTTTCTACCCGTGGTACGGAGGCGGCTTTAGCAGCGTGACGTTCATCAACTTTGGCTTTGGCGGCGGGTTCCACGGCCGGTTCATTCGTCCTCTGGGCATTCGCGGACGCCAGCCGTTCATCTCCAACACGCGCCTGGCGCTTACCAACTCGCGCGTGCGCGGTGGAATTACCACCGTGGCTGCGGGTGACTTTGGCCGTGGCGTTCGCGGCAGCCGTGGTGTGAGCGCAACCGATCTTCGCCAGGGCCATACCATGACCGCCAACTTGCCCGTGGTACCTTCGCGAGAAAGTCTGCGGACTGGCGGCCAGGCAAAGCTGGGCGGGTTCCAGCCGAGGACCCAGCAGCGCTTCTTCACACAACATCAGCCTCCGGCAGGGCCGGCGGCATTCCACGATCAGCAAAGACAGGTGCAGGGCGTGGTCCAGGCGCATAGCGGCGGAGCGCAGGTTCCGGCGTCGCGCGGTGGCGAAGCGCAGCAGCGTGGCGGTGAAGCAGGACGCGGCGCGGAAACTCATACGCAGCCGGCGATCGCAAGCAGGGCTGGAGGTCCCGAAGGAAGGGGAAAATCGGAAGCTCCGGCAACCAGCGGTTCAACCGGAGCGCAGTCGCCCGCAGCCACGCACCAGCAGCAGCCCGTCGAGAACAACAGCGGACGGCCCGCCAGTTCCGCGGGAACCGGACACGCGTCGCCCAGCGGCAGCACCAGCGGCGCCGGTGAACAGAATCGGGGCGGCTGGACGAAGTTTGGTCCACCGTCGTCAGGCCGGGCTGCATCGGGCGACGCGGGTCGTCCCGGCGGAAGCGGTAGCTCAATGCCGGCGACGCGTCCGACCACGGTTCCCAGCCAGAGCGTTCCTCAGAGCGCTCCTCAAGGCGTTCCTCAGAACACCGGCTCCAGCAAACCGACGCTGCAGTTGAACCGGCCCATTGTGACTCCACGGAATGAAGGCATGCGGAATGGTCCTCCGCCGGCGTCATCGCCGCGGCCGCAAGTCAGTGGCCGGCCCATGAATGTTCCTCCGGCGTCGTCACGCATGCCGCAGGCGCGCGGTGGACGCAGCATGCCTCCTCCCTCCGCGGGTCCGCGGGGCGGCAGCGCTCCGCGCGGCGGTTCGGCTCCACGCAGCACTGGAGGCGGCCACAGTAGCGGCAACAGAAGTTCGTCGAACTCATCCTCAGGCTCCAAGCACCGGTAA